The following are encoded in a window of Mycolicibacterium tusciae JS617 genomic DNA:
- a CDS encoding 3-isopropylmalate dehydrogenase codes for MKLAIIAGDGIGPEVVDEAVKVLDAVLPGVDKSSYDLGARRYHATGEVLPESVLDELRGHDAILLGAIGDPSVPSGLLERGLLLRIRFELDHHINLRPGRLYPGVISPLAGNPDIDFVVVREGTEGPYTGTGGAIRVGTPHEIATEVSVNTAFGVRRVVHDAFGRAERRRKQLTLVHKNNVLTYAGALWWRTVQEVGTEYPDVEIAYQHVDSATIHLVTDPGRFDVIVTDNLFGDIITDLAAAVCGGIGLAASGNIDATRTNPSMFEPVHGSAPDIAGQGIADPTAAIMSVALLLSHAGEIDAAARVDAAVEEHLATRGDQARSTTEIGERIASNL; via the coding sequence GTGAAACTGGCGATCATCGCCGGCGACGGCATCGGCCCCGAGGTCGTCGACGAGGCGGTCAAGGTGCTCGACGCCGTTCTGCCCGGTGTGGACAAGAGCAGTTACGACCTCGGGGCGCGGCGGTACCACGCCACCGGCGAAGTACTGCCCGAATCCGTGCTCGACGAGCTTCGCGGGCACGACGCGATCCTGCTCGGCGCGATCGGTGATCCCTCGGTGCCAAGCGGGCTGCTGGAACGCGGTCTCCTGCTGAGGATCCGGTTCGAACTCGACCACCACATCAACCTGCGTCCCGGCCGGCTCTATCCGGGAGTGATCAGTCCGCTGGCCGGAAACCCGGATATCGATTTCGTCGTGGTCCGCGAAGGTACCGAAGGCCCGTACACGGGAACCGGCGGGGCCATTCGCGTGGGCACACCGCACGAAATCGCCACCGAAGTCAGCGTCAACACCGCGTTCGGCGTGCGACGGGTCGTGCACGACGCGTTCGGCCGCGCCGAGCGGCGACGCAAGCAGTTGACCCTGGTGCACAAGAACAACGTCCTGACCTATGCGGGCGCGCTGTGGTGGCGCACCGTTCAGGAGGTCGGCACCGAATACCCCGATGTCGAGATCGCGTATCAACACGTCGACTCCGCGACCATCCACCTCGTCACCGACCCGGGTCGGTTCGACGTCATCGTCACCGACAACCTGTTCGGCGACATCATCACCGACTTGGCTGCCGCGGTGTGTGGCGGCATCGGACTGGCGGCGAGCGGCAACATCGATGCGACCCGGACTAATCCGTCGATGTTCGAACCCGTACACGGCAGCGCACCCGACATCGCGGGCCAGGGCATCGCCGATCCCACGGCGGCCATCATGTCGGTCGCGCTGCTACTTTCCCACGCGGGCGAAATCGATGCGGCCGCCCGCGTCGATGCGGCCGTCGAGGAGCATCTGGCCACGCGTGGCGACCAGGCTCGGTCCACCACGGAGATCGGTGAGCGGATCGCGTCAAATCTCTAG